A stretch of the Acetonema longum DSM 6540 genome encodes the following:
- a CDS encoding ASKHA domain-containing protein: MHNKGLTADASSVFQIKIDSTGQSFPCFAGQTVLQALTDGGVFMEANCGGRGTCGKCRLQVLQGKVADPQGLSAVARQEGVYLACQIYPSENLTVAFQEKEASAKGSVSVNFEDDGNPLLKKVVVTPEYPTVENHYSLQEMIGHALKMSGFPAHIPDSPHLIRQLAAAASPGSGPITIVLACGEIIALEPGDSSGSLYGVAFDIGTTTVVGMLVDVRYRSVIATHSRTNPQAAFGADVISRIDAASRADGLEAQAGAVRQCLNQIVRSLCISADISARHIYAAAIAGNSTMEHLLLKVAPVSLTLKPYAAAFRHMAPFPPAEIDLEINPGGKILLLPNIASFIGADTTAAVLATDQDILNSHTLMVDLGTNGEMVLGNRHKLFACSAAAGPAFEGAHIKSGMRASAGAIEDVTISDDVYIRVIGPGKAAGICGSGLVKAASCLLKKGILSASGRFDQNLARTLSPRLAERLRRQDNQWEFVLVPGKDSANGVDIVLTQADVRQLQLVKSAICTGVEFLLEKVCPSKDMPVYLAGAFGNYIDIESALGIGLLPGLRPEQVRPVGNAAGIGAVRALLSREQLARCGHISEKIEYVELAAQPQFQSRFLANLSFPEVSL, from the coding sequence ATGCACAACAAAGGACTCACGGCGGATGCATCGTCTGTATTTCAGATAAAAATCGATAGTACAGGTCAAAGCTTTCCTTGCTTTGCCGGTCAAACCGTGTTGCAGGCTCTGACCGACGGGGGAGTCTTTATGGAGGCCAACTGCGGTGGCCGGGGGACCTGCGGCAAATGCCGGCTGCAGGTGCTGCAGGGTAAGGTCGCAGATCCGCAAGGTCTGTCGGCAGTGGCCAGGCAAGAAGGCGTCTATCTGGCCTGTCAGATTTATCCCAGTGAGAATTTAACCGTAGCCTTTCAGGAGAAAGAAGCCAGCGCCAAGGGGAGCGTCAGCGTCAATTTTGAGGATGATGGTAACCCTTTGCTGAAAAAAGTGGTGGTCACACCTGAATACCCCACTGTAGAAAACCACTATTCATTACAGGAAATGATCGGTCACGCCCTTAAAATGTCTGGATTTCCGGCCCATATTCCAGATTCCCCCCATCTTATCCGGCAGCTCGCTGCTGCGGCCTCGCCGGGATCCGGCCCCATAACGATTGTTCTGGCCTGCGGAGAGATCATTGCGCTGGAGCCTGGAGATTCCTCAGGCTCTTTATACGGCGTGGCCTTTGACATTGGGACGACAACAGTGGTCGGCATGCTGGTGGATGTCCGGTATAGAAGCGTCATTGCCACTCATTCCCGCACCAATCCCCAGGCTGCTTTCGGCGCCGACGTGATCTCCCGGATTGACGCGGCGTCACGGGCTGACGGGCTGGAGGCCCAAGCCGGGGCCGTCCGCCAGTGCCTGAATCAGATTGTCCGGTCTCTCTGCATATCGGCTGATATCTCAGCCCGGCACATCTATGCCGCCGCCATCGCCGGCAATTCTACCATGGAACATCTGCTGCTGAAAGTGGCGCCGGTCAGTCTGACTCTCAAGCCCTATGCGGCAGCATTCAGGCATATGGCGCCTTTTCCGCCGGCTGAGATAGATCTTGAAATCAATCCCGGCGGCAAGATTCTGCTTCTTCCCAATATCGCCAGCTTTATCGGCGCGGATACCACTGCCGCCGTTCTGGCCACGGATCAGGATATTTTGAATAGTCATACCTTGATGGTGGATTTAGGGACCAACGGGGAAATGGTGCTGGGAAACCGGCATAAACTGTTCGCCTGCTCCGCTGCCGCCGGTCCTGCCTTTGAGGGTGCCCATATCAAGAGTGGCATGCGGGCTTCTGCCGGTGCAATTGAAGATGTAACCATCAGTGATGATGTTTATATACGGGTGATCGGCCCCGGCAAGGCGGCAGGTATTTGCGGTTCAGGCCTGGTCAAAGCGGCTTCATGCCTGCTCAAAAAGGGGATTCTGTCCGCCAGCGGCCGGTTTGATCAAAACCTGGCCAGAACATTGTCTCCCCGTCTGGCAGAGCGCCTGAGGCGCCAGGATAATCAGTGGGAATTTGTCCTGGTGCCAGGCAAAGACAGCGCCAATGGCGTCGATATCGTCCTTACCCAGGCCGATGTCCGGCAGCTGCAGCTGGTGAAATCCGCCATCTGCACTGGCGTAGAGTTTTTGCTGGAAAAAGTCTGTCCGTCAAAAGACATGCCGGTCTATCTGGCCGGGGCTTTCGGCAACTATATTGATATAGAAAGCGCTTTAGGCATCGGTCTTTTGCCGGGCCTCCGTCCGGAGCAGGTCAGGCCGGTAGGCAACGCCGCCGGTATCGGGGCGGTGCGGGCTCTTTTATCACGAGAACAGCTGGCAAGATGCGGACATATCAGTGAGAAAATTGAATATGTGGAATTGGCGGCCCAGCCCCAATTCCAAAGCAGGTTCCTGGCCAATCTGTCTTTTCCGGAGGTTAGTCTATGA
- a CDS encoding DUF1638 domain-containing protein yields the protein MRKLIVACQTLQEELRLVLRETDVQDPVVYIESGLHNQPELLNRRIQETLDKIDNVDIVLMLFGYCGNSMLGVKSSRFKIVLPRIDDCIPLLLGSSEERRRVSRETGTYFLTKGWLDYENNLIKEYERCVERYGEQRALKVMKIMMGHYGRFMLIDTGAYSIDSVVKRTREFAARLDKRHEIAAGSLRLIHKLLLEQWDEEFIILEPGQELAMSDICSGPDEGLGQTGQFLTPGNL from the coding sequence ATGAGAAAGTTGATTGTAGCCTGCCAGACGCTGCAGGAAGAACTACGGCTGGTTCTTCGGGAAACCGATGTACAGGATCCGGTAGTGTATATTGAGTCCGGTTTGCATAATCAGCCCGAGCTGCTGAACCGGCGCATCCAGGAAACATTGGATAAAATCGATAATGTGGATATCGTGCTGATGCTCTTTGGCTATTGCGGCAACAGCATGTTAGGCGTCAAATCCTCCCGGTTTAAAATCGTCCTGCCCAGGATTGACGACTGTATTCCTCTCTTATTAGGCTCATCCGAAGAACGGCGCAGGGTTTCCCGGGAAACGGGGACGTATTTTTTGACCAAGGGATGGCTGGACTATGAAAATAATCTTATTAAGGAATACGAGCGCTGTGTGGAGCGCTACGGCGAACAGCGGGCCTTAAAGGTGATGAAGATTATGATGGGTCACTATGGGCGGTTTATGCTGATTGATACCGGCGCTTATTCCATTGACAGCGTGGTGAAGAGAACCAGGGAGTTTGCCGCTAGGCTGGATAAGCGGCATGAAATCGCCGCCGGCTCTCTCCGGCTCATCCATAAATTGCTGCTGGAGCAGTGGGACGAGGAATTTATCATCCTGGAGCCGGGGCAGGAACTGGCCATGAGTGATATTTGCTCCGGTCCTGACGAAGGCTTGGGGCAGACCGGCCAATTCCTGACCCCGGGCAATCTGTAG
- a CDS encoding GTP-binding protein, translated as MRILLFGGFLGSGKTSTILQAARQITEIRKETVVIIENEVGEAGVDDQLLAGSALQVRPLFGGCVCCQITSDLVTAVAEITDNYHPDWLIIEMTGLAVPGNVAKLVRQYDASRSPCKTVSIVDAGRWQELKEVLEPLILAQIKESDLVMINKIDLADLDKEIDLGQIEADVRQIAGPAATCLTVSAAKPLPLAVLEEVFHLE; from the coding sequence ATGCGCATCTTACTGTTTGGCGGTTTCCTCGGTTCCGGCAAGACATCCACCATTTTGCAGGCAGCCCGGCAAATTACTGAAATTCGTAAGGAAACCGTGGTCATCATTGAAAATGAAGTCGGCGAGGCCGGCGTGGATGACCAGTTGTTAGCCGGCAGCGCCTTACAGGTAAGACCTCTGTTCGGAGGGTGCGTCTGCTGCCAGATCACCAGTGATTTGGTGACAGCTGTGGCGGAAATAACGGACAACTATCATCCCGACTGGCTGATCATTGAAATGACTGGCCTGGCTGTTCCGGGCAATGTGGCCAAGCTGGTCCGTCAGTATGATGCCAGCCGTTCCCCCTGCAAGACAGTCAGTATTGTAGATGCCGGACGCTGGCAGGAACTGAAGGAAGTGCTGGAACCGCTGATTTTGGCTCAGATCAAAGAAAGCGACCTGGTTATGATCAACAAAATTGATTTGGCCGACTTGGATAAAGAAATTGATCTGGGGCAGATTGAGGCAGATGTGCGGCAAATCGCCGGACCGGCGGCGACTTGTTTGACCGTCAGCGCGGCAAAGCCACTGCCTTTGGCGGTGCTGGAGGAGGTCTTCCATCTTGAGTGA
- a CDS encoding uroporphyrinogen decarboxylase family protein has protein sequence MKSTQELLKERTERVHKAIALEKTDRTPVIMMMDSFCARHMGVKLADFVSSLQASNKVMLDSAKDLGDFDGTNSAFAAGILFPLMFMTKVKLPGRELPDDTLWQLDERENITTDDYDTILNKGWAPFQIDYLKNRLGINLDKLFGELADTNQMVKNFEDAGYMVYSPLVTITVNEYLSGGRSMPRFIKDLYKIPDKVEAVLDVIQKETMDTLRQQIRATNSKMVFLAPSRGASEFFTPKLWERFVWKYIKGAADVIIEEGAVVNLHMDANWERDLDCFRSFPKGRAVFESDAATDIYKIKAALGDRMCIKGDVPATKLALGTPDEVYGYCTKLIKDMGAGFILTSGCSIPPNAKVENVKAMIAAGTGK, from the coding sequence GTGAAATCAACTCAGGAATTGCTCAAAGAGCGTACCGAAAGAGTACATAAGGCAATCGCCCTGGAGAAAACCGACAGAACGCCGGTCATCATGATGATGGACTCCTTTTGCGCCCGACATATGGGGGTAAAACTGGCGGATTTTGTTTCCAGTCTGCAGGCTTCCAATAAGGTCATGCTGGATTCGGCCAAAGACCTTGGAGATTTTGACGGCACCAACTCCGCCTTTGCCGCCGGCATCTTGTTCCCTTTAATGTTCATGACCAAGGTGAAGCTGCCCGGGCGGGAGCTGCCGGATGACACCCTCTGGCAGCTGGATGAACGGGAAAATATTACTACTGATGATTACGATACTATTTTGAATAAAGGGTGGGCCCCTTTCCAGATCGATTACCTCAAAAATAGGCTGGGCATCAACTTGGATAAATTATTTGGAGAATTGGCTGATACCAACCAGATGGTCAAAAATTTTGAAGACGCCGGCTATATGGTCTATTCGCCTCTGGTCACGATTACCGTCAATGAATACCTTAGCGGAGGCCGTTCCATGCCCCGGTTCATCAAAGATTTATACAAGATCCCCGATAAGGTGGAGGCTGTCCTGGACGTCATTCAGAAAGAGACCATGGACACCTTGCGGCAGCAAATCCGCGCTACAAATTCCAAAATGGTATTTTTGGCTCCCTCCCGGGGCGCCAGCGAATTCTTCACGCCCAAGCTGTGGGAACGCTTTGTCTGGAAATACATTAAAGGCGCCGCCGACGTGATCATTGAAGAAGGCGCTGTTGTAAACCTGCATATGGATGCTAACTGGGAGAGAGATCTGGATTGCTTCAGATCCTTCCCTAAAGGCAGAGCCGTTTTCGAATCCGATGCCGCTACCGACATTTACAAAATCAAAGCCGCTCTGGGCGACCGCATGTGCATCAAGGGTGACGTACCAGCTACCAAGCTGGCTTTGGGCACCCCTGATGAGGTCTACGGCTATTGCACGAAACTGATCAAGGATATGGGCGCAGGCTTCATCCTGACTTCAGGCTGTTCCATCCCGCCCAATGCCAAGGTGGAAAACGTAAAAGCCATGATCGCCGCCGGCACCGGCAAGTAA
- a CDS encoding B12-binding domain-containing protein, producing the protein MTKADLVKAMAELDEDLVVAGVKEQLASGVPAIDVLAALQQGMEQVGKLYEAGDYYLSELIMSADVFSTAAALLGEALTAGGGTAQLGTMVLGTVKDDIHDIGKNIVATIMNCNGFKVVDLGVDVPIANFVDAVKANHPQVVGMCCLLTTAFDVMKETVAAVKAADPSVTVLVGGGPVDANVSKYVGADGYCKNAQDAVEATRKAVS; encoded by the coding sequence ATGACAAAAGCGGATTTAGTCAAAGCCATGGCGGAACTGGATGAGGATTTGGTCGTAGCGGGGGTTAAGGAGCAACTTGCGTCCGGCGTGCCGGCCATTGATGTTCTGGCGGCCTTGCAGCAGGGTATGGAACAGGTGGGAAAACTGTATGAAGCAGGAGATTACTATTTATCCGAACTGATCATGTCGGCTGATGTGTTTTCCACAGCCGCCGCTCTGTTAGGTGAAGCTTTGACGGCAGGCGGAGGAACCGCGCAGCTGGGAACCATGGTACTGGGTACGGTAAAAGACGATATCCATGATATTGGCAAAAATATCGTGGCCACTATTATGAATTGTAATGGGTTCAAAGTTGTGGATTTGGGCGTTGATGTTCCCATTGCCAATTTCGTCGATGCTGTGAAAGCCAATCACCCCCAGGTCGTGGGCATGTGCTGCCTCTTAACTACTGCTTTTGACGTAATGAAAGAAACGGTGGCAGCAGTAAAGGCGGCTGATCCATCAGTAACCGTACTGGTAGGCGGCGGTCCGGTGGATGCCAATGTATCCAAGTACGTAGGCGCCGATGGCTACTGCAAAAACGCCCAGGATGCGGTGGAAGCCACCCGGAAGGCTGTAAGCTAA
- a CDS encoding GntR family transcriptional regulator gives MSARMTAIYYRVAEDLKEKIMTGKLLPGEMAPSESQLVEAYGISRMTVRQGIGLLVDGGYLYSVPGKGYYVAAPNLDKIIIDASQDRFFGQKMKVTLKKVDVVTADDTLAAKMETRAGEIILRMQLTLNSREGPVALDCRYLPYRKGEPLLENELQYADFPHIAARHSKVVLARSQFTIGAVLLAVEEAKALETEPGTAALCIEQLLFDRGGKPLGWSRMVCRSDRYVMTGVAYPYAERV, from the coding sequence TTGAGCGCTCGGATGACAGCGATCTATTATCGGGTGGCAGAAGATTTGAAGGAAAAGATCATGACCGGCAAGTTGCTTCCGGGCGAGATGGCGCCTTCAGAATCGCAGCTGGTCGAAGCGTACGGCATCAGCCGGATGACCGTCAGACAAGGCATTGGTCTCTTGGTGGACGGCGGTTATCTGTATTCGGTTCCGGGGAAGGGTTATTATGTGGCGGCTCCCAACCTGGATAAAATTATTATCGATGCCTCCCAGGATCGTTTTTTTGGCCAAAAGATGAAAGTGACTCTGAAAAAAGTGGATGTTGTCACTGCCGACGATACTTTGGCCGCCAAGATGGAAACGCGGGCCGGCGAGATTATTCTGCGGATGCAGCTAACCCTTAATTCCCGGGAGGGACCGGTGGCGCTGGATTGCCGCTATCTACCCTATCGCAAGGGAGAGCCGCTGTTGGAAAATGAGCTGCAATATGCTGACTTTCCCCATATTGCAGCCCGTCACTCCAAAGTGGTCTTAGCCAGAAGTCAATTTACCATCGGAGCCGTCCTGCTGGCGGTGGAAGAGGCTAAAGCACTGGAAACCGAACCGGGTACGGCCGCTCTGTGCATTGAGCAATTGCTTTTTGATCGTGGGGGCAAACCGTTAGGCTGGTCAAGGATGGTATGCCGCAGTGATCGTTATGTGATGACGGGAGTCGCCTATCCATACGCCGAAAGGGTGTGA
- a CDS encoding B12-binding domain-containing protein yields MILTTSTTPKILTAALTRINEDKVVELAQRSLDRGVHPHLIMEQMRAGLDAVYQLYSKGTYFLADLLIAAEIFKKVQNMVQDQTRLTDRREATDIVFGTVKDDIHDIGKNIVISVMESMDLQVVDLGVDVEPGRFVHAVAAAKAPILCLMGLLTVSYEHMKDTVALLEKAGLRQNTVVFIGGLVNDSVQAYVGSDYWEQDVYKACQLCKTVLKRELPSSLHIS; encoded by the coding sequence GTGATTTTGACAACGTCGACAACGCCAAAAATACTGACTGCAGCACTAACGCGTATCAATGAAGATAAAGTCGTAGAACTGGCCCAGCGCAGCCTGGACCGGGGTGTCCATCCCCATCTGATCATGGAACAAATGCGAGCGGGGCTTGACGCAGTGTACCAGCTTTACAGCAAGGGAACCTATTTTTTGGCTGATTTGCTGATTGCGGCAGAAATTTTCAAGAAGGTGCAAAATATGGTCCAGGACCAAACCAGGTTGACCGATCGCCGGGAGGCAACCGACATTGTGTTTGGCACAGTGAAAGACGATATTCACGATATCGGCAAGAATATCGTAATCAGCGTCATGGAATCCATGGATCTTCAGGTCGTTGACCTGGGAGTGGATGTGGAACCTGGACGGTTTGTGCACGCTGTGGCTGCCGCTAAAGCCCCCATCCTTTGCCTCATGGGGCTTTTGACCGTCTCTTATGAGCATATGAAAGACACGGTGGCATTACTGGAGAAAGCCGGTCTGCGGCAAAACACCGTAGTCTTCATCGGCGGCCTGGTGAATGATTCGGTGCAGGCCTATGTGGGCTCCGACTATTGGGAGCAGGACGTATATAAGGCCTGCCAACTGTGTAAAACCGTCTTAAAGCGGGAACTGCCTTCCAGTCTACATATCTCCTAA
- a CDS encoding DUF2284 domain-containing protein, protein MAINYDALIQDALDLKADYAAIAQVSQIRFVEDFRKACEQNTCGKYNTNWVCPPAVGDFAELKSRACRYKEGMLFQTVHQLARTFDWRGMVAAGKAHEGVFRDILAMVKGKHKLEDILPLKAGACEICPRCSYLDREPCRFPDQALASVESYGIDVMHLEKACGIPYYNGKNTLSYVGLILFNL, encoded by the coding sequence ATGGCAATAAATTATGATGCATTAATACAGGATGCATTGGATTTAAAAGCGGATTATGCGGCAATTGCCCAAGTGTCCCAGATCAGATTCGTCGAGGATTTTCGCAAAGCCTGTGAACAAAACACCTGCGGCAAATACAACACCAACTGGGTATGCCCGCCTGCCGTAGGAGATTTTGCGGAATTAAAATCCAGAGCCTGCCGCTATAAGGAAGGAATGTTGTTTCAGACAGTGCATCAGCTGGCCCGGACTTTTGACTGGAGAGGAATGGTAGCAGCAGGCAAGGCTCATGAGGGGGTATTCCGGGACATCCTGGCCATGGTAAAAGGCAAGCATAAATTGGAAGATATTCTGCCCTTAAAGGCCGGCGCCTGCGAAATCTGCCCGCGGTGTTCTTATCTGGACCGCGAGCCCTGCCGCTTTCCCGACCAGGCGCTTGCCTCGGTGGAATCCTACGGGATTGATGTAATGCATCTGGAGAAAGCCTGCGGCATCCCCTACTATAACGGGAAAAATACGCTTTCCTATGTGGGATTGATCCTGTTTAACCTTTAG